A region from the Sphingopyxis lindanitolerans genome encodes:
- the yhhA gene encoding YhhA family cyclophane-containing RiPP (triceptide-type peptide natural product; maturases include a radical SAM/SPASM enzyme and a 2OG-Fe(II) oxygenase), with protein sequence MDIKHPAPSIAGLDLTLKSVALKRLVEEVTFGGTLSTVRGYNRTHNRHNR encoded by the coding sequence ATGGATATCAAGCACCCCGCGCCCAGCATAGCTGGCTTGGATTTGACTTTGAAGAGCGTCGCTTTGAAGCGTTTGGTTGAGGAGGTGACGTTCGGGGGAACGCTTTCGACGGTGCGCGGGTACAACCGCACCCACAACCGTCATAATCGGTGA
- a CDS encoding RES family NAD+ phosphorylase, with translation MPDAPLSPVDWPSAVRLIESKYPPIDLFEDLADPEDWELLAAAEARTNPRISETIGNLDLVPVERRVSGPGASYVMAPFTHCSPDRPGRFHDGSFGAYYAASDFETAVAEVTYHQAQRLADTRDEPGWISDMRELVGAVNSEFVDVRGDGFKALLAPNDYAPSQAFAHQRRDDGANGIVYPSVRDPGGECIAAFWPDVVSKPVQARHFRYHWDGARIDMIHELRLDGKGPIFRLEA, from the coding sequence ATGCCCGATGCGCCGCTGTCCCCTGTCGATTGGCCGTCCGCTGTCCGCTTGATCGAGAGCAAATATCCGCCGATCGACCTGTTCGAGGATCTGGCCGATCCCGAGGATTGGGAGTTGCTGGCGGCGGCCGAGGCGCGAACCAATCCCCGGATCTCCGAAACGATCGGCAATCTCGATCTCGTGCCAGTCGAACGCCGCGTGTCCGGCCCCGGCGCGAGTTATGTCATGGCACCTTTTACCCACTGCTCGCCCGACAGGCCGGGCCGGTTCCACGACGGCAGCTTCGGCGCCTATTATGCCGCAAGCGATTTCGAGACGGCGGTCGCCGAAGTCACATATCATCAGGCGCAGCGCCTCGCCGATACCCGCGACGAACCCGGCTGGATTTCCGACATGCGCGAGTTGGTCGGGGCAGTGAATTCCGAATTCGTCGATGTCAGGGGAGATGGCTTCAAAGCTCTGCTTGCTCCGAATGATTATGCACCTTCGCAGGCCTTCGCACACCAGCGCCGTGACGACGGCGCCAACGGGATCGTCTATCCATCGGTTCGCGACCCAGGTGGAGAGTGTATCGCCGCCTTCTGGCCGGACGTTGTTTCGAAGCCGGTGCAGGCGCGGCATTTCCGCTATCACTGGGATGGAGCAAGGATCGACATGATCCACGAGCTTCGGCTCGACGGTAAAGGCCCAATATTCCGGTTGGAGGCATGA
- a CDS encoding antitoxin Xre/MbcA/ParS toxin-binding domain-containing protein: MQRAVIRLFDHWGVTDAQAATLLGDIAVRTYQRWKQGEYGRWNVDLAARLSNLIGIHKALRLLYTEAERGYRWIKAPNRAFGDRSALDVMLGGHLTDLMRVRRYLDSYRGAW, from the coding sequence ATGCAACGCGCCGTGATCCGCTTGTTCGATCATTGGGGTGTCACGGACGCCCAAGCGGCAACCCTGCTCGGCGATATCGCGGTGCGGACCTATCAGCGCTGGAAGCAGGGCGAATATGGCCGCTGGAACGTCGATCTGGCGGCGCGCCTCTCGAATCTGATCGGCATCCACAAGGCGCTCCGCCTCCTTTATACCGAGGCAGAGCGCGGCTATCGCTGGATCAAGGCGCCCAACCGCGCCTTCGGCGATCGCTCGGCACTCGACGTCATGCTCGGTGGCCACCTCACCGACCTGATGCGCGTGCGCCGCTATCTCGACAGCTATCGCGGTGCATGGTGA
- a CDS encoding conjugal transfer protein TraG — protein sequence MTPTKLLIGQIFVVFGIVFAGIWTATQWAAAMLGHQPQLGAPWFDVAGIAVYRPWQIFAWWYHYDAYAPDVFDKAGALAAASGFVGCGAAIFGSLWRARQQRLVTTYGSARWATSREIDRAGLTGDAGVFLGQFQHSYLRHHGPEHVMAFAPTRSGKGVGLVVPTLLSWTGSAVIHDIKGENWQLTAAWRARFSHALLFNPTDGRSAHYNPLIEVRRGAHEVRDVQNIADILVDPEGALERRNHWEKTSHALLVGAILHVLYAEEEKTLARVATFLSDPQRPFTATLRRMMATNHVGTTDAPQVHPVVASAARELLNKSDNERSGVLSTAMSFLGLYRDPTVAEVTSRCDWRIADLVDGERPVSLYLVVPPSDISRTKPLIRLILNQIGRRLTEKLDDRRSTVRRHEVLMMLDEFPALGRLDFFETALAFMAGYGIRAFLIAQSLNQIERAYGEHNSILDNCHVRVAFATNDERTARRISDALGTATEQRAMRNYAGHRLAPWLAHVMVSRQETARALLTPGEVMQLPATDELVLVSGMAPIRARKLRYYEDSNFAGRVAVPPALADGRYADCPPARANEWGRFVRLRDARLEQRAGAVMDELDEGGLERQRHPGFGEDVGARTEQAPQPEAIPAEQDDGDLAADQRVMERARGLTPAVRAYGFDQGTSPQLPLGL from the coding sequence ATGACCCCGACCAAATTGCTCATCGGACAGATCTTCGTCGTGTTCGGAATCGTCTTCGCGGGCATCTGGACAGCGACGCAGTGGGCAGCGGCGATGCTTGGCCATCAACCGCAGCTCGGCGCGCCGTGGTTCGACGTCGCCGGGATCGCCGTTTATCGGCCGTGGCAGATATTCGCCTGGTGGTATCATTACGACGCCTATGCGCCCGACGTCTTCGACAAGGCTGGGGCGCTGGCGGCGGCGAGTGGGTTCGTCGGCTGCGGGGCGGCGATTTTCGGCTCGTTATGGCGGGCGCGGCAGCAGCGGCTGGTGACCACTTATGGTTCGGCGCGCTGGGCGACGTCGCGGGAGATCGACCGTGCGGGCCTCACCGGCGATGCAGGCGTCTTCCTCGGCCAGTTTCAGCATAGCTATCTGCGTCATCACGGACCCGAGCATGTCATGGCGTTCGCGCCGACGCGATCAGGAAAGGGCGTCGGGCTCGTCGTCCCGACCCTGCTGAGCTGGACCGGATCGGCGGTGATCCACGACATCAAGGGCGAGAACTGGCAGCTGACTGCGGCCTGGCGCGCGCGATTTTCGCATGCCTTGCTGTTCAACCCGACCGATGGACGCTCGGCGCATTATAATCCGCTTATCGAGGTGCGCCGCGGCGCGCATGAGGTGCGCGACGTGCAGAATATCGCCGACATTCTTGTCGATCCCGAAGGCGCGCTCGAACGGCGCAATCATTGGGAAAAAACGTCGCACGCGCTGCTCGTCGGAGCGATCCTGCATGTCCTCTACGCCGAGGAGGAGAAGACGCTCGCGCGCGTCGCGACCTTCCTCTCGGATCCGCAGCGGCCGTTCACCGCGACGCTCAGGCGGATGATGGCGACCAATCATGTCGGCACCACGGACGCGCCGCAGGTCCATCCGGTTGTCGCCTCGGCCGCCCGCGAACTGCTCAACAAATCCGACAATGAGCGCAGCGGCGTGCTGTCGACCGCGATGAGTTTCCTCGGCCTCTACCGTGACCCGACTGTGGCCGAAGTCACCTCGCGCTGCGACTGGCGCATCGCCGATCTTGTCGATGGGGAGCGCCCCGTCTCGCTCTATCTCGTTGTCCCGCCGTCGGACATCAGCCGGACCAAGCCGCTCATCCGTCTGATCCTCAACCAGATAGGCCGCCGGCTCACCGAGAAGCTCGACGATCGCCGCTCGACGGTGCGCCGGCACGAGGTGCTGATGATGCTCGACGAGTTTCCGGCACTGGGGCGGCTCGACTTCTTCGAGACCGCGCTCGCCTTCATGGCCGGGTACGGCATCCGCGCTTTCCTGATCGCGCAGAGCCTCAACCAGATCGAGCGCGCCTATGGCGAGCATAATTCGATCCTCGACAACTGCCACGTCCGCGTCGCCTTCGCGACCAACGACGAACGCACCGCGCGGCGGATCTCCGATGCGCTCGGCACCGCCACCGAACAGCGCGCGATGCGCAACTATGCCGGACACCGGCTCGCGCCCTGGCTCGCGCATGTGATGGTCAGCCGTCAGGAAACCGCGCGGGCGCTGCTCACCCCCGGCGAAGTCATGCAGCTGCCCGCCACCGATGAGCTTGTGCTCGTGTCCGGGATGGCGCCGATCCGCGCCCGGAAGCTGCGCTATTATGAGGACAGCAATTTCGCGGGGCGGGTCGCGGTGCCGCCCGCGCTCGCCGATGGTCGCTATGCCGACTGCCCGCCAGCACGGGCGAATGAATGGGGTCGTTTCGTGCGTCTGCGCGATGCGCGGCTCGAACAACGCGCCGGTGCCGTCATGGACGAGCTGGATGAAGGCGGCCTCGAACGCCAACGCCATCCCGGTTTCGGCGAGGATGTCGGGGCCAGGACCGAGCAGGCGCCGCAGCCCGAGGCCATTCCCGCCGAGCAGGATGACGGTGACCTCGCCGCCGACCAGCGCGTCATGGAACGCGCGCGCGGCCTCACCCCGGCGGTGCGGGCCTATGGCTTCGACCAGGGCACTAGCCCGCAGCTGCCGCTGGGGCTGTGA
- a CDS encoding CopG family transcriptional regulator, whose translation MKFRQNLYLDIKLSDALEALAASPGATKSGIVSDALAAYLARRGAKEVDDLLKVRLDRMSRDTHRIARDIEVLLESLSLFIRYQLSVTAPLAEADHAARAVGRERFEAFVAQVGRQIAGGTRSIGPAKDGGMMP comes from the coding sequence ATGAAATTCCGGCAAAATCTTTACCTCGATATCAAGCTCAGCGACGCGCTCGAAGCGCTCGCGGCGAGCCCGGGCGCGACCAAGAGCGGCATCGTCAGCGACGCGCTGGCGGCTTATCTCGCGCGGCGCGGCGCGAAGGAGGTCGACGACCTTCTCAAGGTTCGTCTCGACCGCATGTCGCGCGACACACACCGAATTGCGCGCGACATCGAGGTGCTGCTCGAGAGCCTGTCGCTGTTCATCCGCTATCAGCTCAGCGTCACCGCGCCGCTTGCCGAGGCCGATCATGCTGCGCGCGCGGTCGGGCGTGAGCGGTTCGAGGCTTTTGTCGCGCAGGTTGGCCGACAGATCGCCGGAGGAACGCGTTCGATCGGTCCGGCGAAAGACGGAGGCATGATGCCATGA
- the trbB gene encoding P-type conjugative transfer ATPase TrbB → MSETLSAGRRRAMLCTAMGPTIAAALADPLTQEIMVNPDGVLRIDRLGEGRIDSGTRYDPAQVERIIRLVASHARTEVHAAAPIVSAELPPHGGGAGERFEGVLPPVSLAPCFSIRKPAARIYTLLDYVHGGIMSADAARILSMAVVERRNILVVGGTSSGKTTLANALLAEMADLDERVILIEDTRELQCPASDVVALRTRTGAVSMADLVRSTLRLRPDRIIVGEVRGAEALDMLKAWNTGHHGGIATVHANSALSALYRIESLVQESVVTVPRRLIAEAIEVIVFIAGRGLARRVETVARVAGLDPDGGYGIVDLIPSSFTAGA, encoded by the coding sequence ATGAGCGAGACGCTTTCTGCCGGGCGTCGCCGCGCGATGCTGTGCACCGCGATGGGACCGACCATCGCCGCGGCACTTGCCGACCCGCTGACCCAGGAAATCATGGTCAACCCCGACGGGGTGCTGCGCATCGACCGGCTGGGAGAAGGGCGCATCGATAGCGGCACCCGTTACGATCCGGCGCAGGTCGAGCGTATCATCCGCCTTGTCGCCAGCCATGCCCGCACCGAAGTCCATGCCGCCGCGCCGATCGTCTCGGCCGAACTGCCGCCGCATGGCGGCGGGGCGGGCGAACGCTTCGAAGGCGTGCTGCCGCCGGTCAGCCTTGCACCCTGCTTCTCGATCCGTAAGCCCGCGGCGCGCATCTATACGCTGCTCGATTATGTCCACGGCGGTATCATGTCCGCCGACGCTGCGCGCATCCTGTCGATGGCGGTGGTCGAACGGCGGAACATCCTTGTCGTCGGCGGCACGAGTTCGGGCAAGACGACGCTCGCCAACGCCCTGCTCGCCGAGATGGCCGACCTCGACGAGCGGGTGATTTTGATCGAAGACACGCGCGAGCTGCAATGCCCGGCCAGCGACGTCGTCGCGTTGCGCACGCGGACGGGCGCCGTCTCGATGGCTGACCTTGTCCGTTCGACGCTCCGGCTGCGCCCCGATCGCATCATCGTCGGAGAAGTGCGCGGCGCCGAGGCGCTCGACATGCTCAAAGCGTGGAATACCGGGCATCACGGCGGCATTGCGACCGTCCATGCCAATTCCGCTCTTTCGGCGCTCTATCGGATCGAAAGTCTCGTCCAGGAAAGCGTCGTCACCGTGCCGCGGCGCCTGATCGCCGAAGCCATCGAGGTCATCGTCTTCATCGCGGGCCGCGGGCTCGCACGGCGCGTCGAAACCGTCGCGCGCGTCGCCGGCCTCGATCCCGACGGCGGCTACGGCATCGTCGATCTCATCCCCTCGTCATTTACAGCAGGAGCTTGA
- a CDS encoding TrbC/VirB2 family protein, translating into MPAKTLSQRHLLAIAVAAIGAGCIFAATAQAAGSGMPWEEPLQQVLESVQGPVAKIVAVIIIITTGLTLAFGETAGGFRRLIQIVFGLSIAFAASSFFLSFFSFGGGALIA; encoded by the coding sequence ATGCCCGCCAAAACCTTGTCCCAGCGCCATTTGTTAGCGATCGCCGTTGCTGCAATTGGCGCTGGCTGTATCTTCGCCGCCACCGCGCAAGCAGCGGGATCGGGCATGCCGTGGGAAGAGCCGCTCCAGCAGGTACTCGAGTCGGTGCAGGGGCCGGTCGCGAAGATCGTCGCGGTGATCATCATCATCACGACCGGGCTTACGCTCGCCTTTGGCGAAACCGCAGGCGGCTTCCGGCGGCTGATCCAGATCGTCTTCGGCCTGTCGATCGCGTTCGCCGCGTCGAGCTTTTTCCTGAGCTTCTTCAGCTTCGGCGGCGGGGCGCTGATCGCATGA
- a CDS encoding VirB3 family type IV secretion system protein codes for MSRHDHPAPGFEAPVHRSLAEPILLGGAPRAIAILNGTLAAAIGLGLQQWIAGVGLWALGHSAAVMAAKRDPDFAPVLMRHLRQRGHFSC; via the coding sequence ATGAGCCGGCATGATCATCCCGCCCCGGGCTTCGAGGCGCCCGTGCATCGGTCGCTCGCCGAACCGATCCTGCTCGGCGGCGCGCCGCGCGCTATCGCGATCCTCAACGGCACGCTCGCCGCCGCGATCGGCCTCGGTCTCCAGCAATGGATTGCCGGTGTCGGTCTTTGGGCGCTTGGCCATAGCGCGGCGGTCATGGCAGCCAAGCGCGATCCCGACTTCGCTCCGGTGCTGATGCGGCACCTCAGGCAGCGGGGGCATTTCTCATGCTGA
- the trbE gene encoding conjugal transfer protein TrbE: MLMLHEYRRRADRLADHLPWAALAAPGVILNKDGSFSRVLAFRGPDLESATEAALMSVAARANNVLKRFGSGWALHIEAERREALGYPASRFPDAASWLVDEERRGGFESAEAHYESHYYLTLTWLADADHADRAGRALVERSDQSQGRDWRQALAGFVAETNRVLDLFTGFMPAVRSLGDGETLTYLHGTISARRHDVAVPETPLYLDGLLADTPLIGGLEPMLGHLHLRALTILGFPNLTRPGILDALNHQGFSYRWVTRFIALDKTEATKALTKLRRQWFNKRKSISALLREIMYNQPAQLLDSDADNKTLDADLALQALGGDHVAFGHLTTTITVSDIDRARVDEKVRAVERIVNGLGFTTIRESVNAVEAWLGSLPGQVYANVRQPLVHTLNLAHLMPLSSVWAGPARSDHLHGPPLLTAETSGSTPFRLSTHVGDVGHMMIVGPTGAGKSVLLGLIALQFRRYSGAQIHIFDKGFSARAAVLAMGGAHHALGLGGDRAGGEGRGLAFQPLRGIDRADERAWAATWIAALLAHEKIAVTPEVKEALWSALCNLATAPVEERTLTGLSLLLQSAALRVALAPYTLEGSFGRLLDAAEDDLAFADVQCFETEALMGQAEVVAPVLSYLFHRLEERFDGRPTLLILDEAWIFLDHPLFAARIREWLKVLRKKNVAVIFATQSLADIADSAIAPAIIESCPQRIFLPNDRASEPQSEDAYARFGLNARQIELIARATPKRQYYLQSARGNRLFELGLGPVALALCGASDSDTQKRIDAILAEHGAGAFARHFLRSVDLDWAADLLADFADPLSPEGE, encoded by the coding sequence ATGCTGATGCTCCACGAATATCGTCGCAGGGCCGATCGGCTCGCGGACCATTTGCCGTGGGCTGCGCTAGCTGCTCCTGGCGTCATCCTCAATAAGGACGGCAGCTTCTCGCGCGTCCTCGCCTTCCGCGGTCCCGATCTTGAAAGCGCGACCGAGGCTGCGCTGATGTCGGTCGCCGCGCGCGCGAACAATGTCCTCAAGCGCTTCGGCTCGGGCTGGGCGCTCCATATCGAGGCCGAGCGACGCGAGGCGCTCGGCTATCCAGCGAGCCGCTTTCCCGACGCTGCGTCGTGGCTGGTCGACGAGGAGCGGCGAGGCGGCTTCGAAAGCGCTGAGGCGCATTATGAGAGCCATTATTATCTGACGCTGACCTGGCTCGCCGACGCCGATCATGCCGATCGCGCCGGGCGGGCGCTCGTCGAGCGCAGCGATCAAAGCCAGGGCCGCGACTGGCGGCAGGCGCTCGCTGGCTTCGTTGCCGAGACCAATCGTGTGCTCGACCTGTTCACGGGCTTCATGCCCGCCGTGCGCAGTCTCGGCGATGGCGAGACGCTGACCTATCTGCACGGCACCATCTCGGCGCGGCGGCACGATGTGGCTGTACCCGAAACTCCGCTCTATCTCGATGGCCTGCTCGCCGACACGCCGCTCATCGGCGGGCTGGAGCCGATGCTGGGACATCTGCACTTGCGTGCGCTGACAATCCTCGGTTTCCCGAACCTTACGCGTCCCGGCATCCTTGATGCGCTCAATCATCAAGGTTTTTCTTATCGTTGGGTGACGCGGTTCATTGCGCTCGACAAGACTGAAGCCACCAAGGCACTTACCAAATTGCGCCGCCAATGGTTCAACAAGCGAAAGTCGATCTCGGCGCTGCTGCGCGAGATAATGTACAACCAGCCCGCGCAACTGCTCGACAGCGATGCCGACAACAAGACGCTTGATGCGGATCTCGCGCTCCAGGCTTTGGGCGGCGATCATGTTGCCTTCGGACATCTGACGACGACGATCACCGTGTCGGATATCGATCGTGCGCGCGTCGACGAAAAAGTCCGCGCCGTCGAGCGTATCGTGAACGGCCTCGGTTTCACCACGATCCGCGAGAGCGTCAACGCGGTCGAAGCATGGCTCGGCTCGCTCCCCGGACAAGTTTACGCCAATGTCCGCCAGCCGCTCGTCCACACGCTCAATCTTGCCCATCTGATGCCACTGTCGTCGGTATGGGCGGGGCCAGCGCGGAGCGACCATCTGCACGGTCCGCCGTTGCTCACCGCCGAGACCAGCGGTTCGACGCCGTTCCGCTTGTCGACGCACGTCGGCGATGTCGGCCATATGATGATCGTCGGGCCGACGGGAGCGGGCAAGTCAGTGTTGCTCGGCCTTATCGCGCTCCAGTTCCGCCGCTATTCGGGCGCGCAAATCCATATCTTCGACAAGGGATTCTCGGCGCGCGCCGCCGTGCTGGCGATGGGCGGCGCACATCATGCGCTGGGCCTCGGCGGCGATCGTGCAGGCGGAGAGGGCAGGGGACTCGCCTTCCAGCCGCTTCGCGGCATTGACCGCGCCGACGAGCGCGCTTGGGCCGCGACATGGATCGCGGCGCTGCTCGCGCACGAAAAAATTGCCGTCACGCCCGAGGTCAAGGAAGCCCTGTGGTCGGCGCTTTGCAATCTCGCCACCGCGCCGGTCGAGGAACGCACGCTCACGGGCTTGTCGCTGCTGCTCCAGTCGGCGGCGCTGCGTGTCGCGCTCGCGCCTTACACGCTCGAAGGCTCGTTCGGACGACTGCTCGACGCCGCTGAGGACGATCTTGCCTTCGCCGATGTGCAGTGTTTCGAGACCGAGGCATTGATGGGGCAAGCCGAGGTCGTCGCTCCGGTCCTGAGCTATTTGTTCCATCGGCTCGAGGAACGGTTCGACGGACGACCGACCCTCCTCATTCTCGACGAGGCCTGGATATTCCTCGATCATCCGCTCTTCGCCGCGCGGATCCGCGAATGGCTCAAGGTGCTGCGCAAGAAGAATGTCGCGGTCATATTCGCGACCCAGTCGCTTGCCGATATCGCCGACAGCGCGATCGCGCCGGCGATTATCGAAAGCTGTCCGCAGCGCATTTTTCTGCCCAACGACCGAGCCAGCGAACCACAATCGGAGGACGCCTATGCGCGTTTCGGGCTCAACGCGCGCCAGATCGAACTGATCGCCCGCGCGACCCCCAAGCGCCAATATTATCTCCAGTCGGCGCGCGGGAACCGGTTGTTCGAGCTCGGGCTTGGCCCGGTCGCGCTCGCGCTGTGCGGCGCATCCGATTCCGACACGCAGAAACGCATCGACGCGATCCTCGCCGAACATGGCGCGGGCGCGTTCGCCCGGCATTTCCTGCGCAGCGTTGACCTCGACTGGGCCGCCGACCTGCTCGCCGATTTTGCCGATCCCCTGTCCCCCGAAGGAGAATGA
- the trbJ gene encoding P-type conjugative transfer protein TrbJ, translated as MKKLVLALLAASLAPTTTAVTALAMPVFDSANYSQNLLTAARTLQQINQQIQSLQNEAQMLVNQQKNLAKIDFPQMAALQQRLADIDRLMGQAQGIDFRVDRLDDQFRAAFPTSFEHLARRDTRIAAARARIDTEMASFRQAMGVQSGIVENVQDDAEVLKAIVDKSQGAGGSLQAAQATNQLLALAAKQQFQIQQLMAAQFREQTLERARRGQIEREARESTRRFLGDGKAWTPPR; from the coding sequence ATGAAGAAGCTTGTCCTGGCCTTGCTGGCGGCATCGCTCGCGCCGACGACGACCGCAGTGACCGCGTTGGCGATGCCGGTGTTCGATAGCGCCAATTATTCGCAGAATTTGCTGACCGCAGCGCGCACCCTCCAGCAGATCAACCAGCAGATACAGTCGCTCCAGAACGAGGCGCAGATGCTGGTGAACCAGCAGAAGAATCTGGCGAAGATCGATTTTCCGCAAATGGCCGCATTGCAGCAGCGCCTTGCCGACATCGACCGATTGATGGGACAGGCGCAGGGCATCGACTTTCGCGTCGACAGGCTCGACGATCAATTCCGCGCCGCCTTTCCAACAAGTTTCGAGCATCTCGCGCGGCGTGACACGCGGATTGCCGCGGCCCGGGCCCGGATAGACACCGAGATGGCGTCATTCCGACAGGCGATGGGTGTGCAGAGCGGCATCGTCGAAAATGTTCAGGACGACGCTGAGGTTCTGAAAGCGATCGTCGACAAGAGCCAGGGCGCCGGGGGCAGTCTTCAGGCGGCGCAGGCGACCAACCAGCTGCTCGCGCTTGCGGCGAAGCAGCAATTCCAGATCCAGCAACTGATGGCGGCACAATTTCGCGAACAGACGCTCGAACGTGCGCGGCGCGGGCAGATCGAGCGCGAAGCGCGCGAGTCCACCCGCCGGTTTCTCGGTGACGGCAAGGCTTGGACGCCTCCACGCTGA
- the trbL gene encoding P-type conjugative transfer protein TrbL: MDDLNIIDQFMAAFVAYIDSGFGLLGGDVGFLTTILIGIDITLAGLFWALGGEDDVIAKFLKKILYVGVFALILNSFQTLSEIIFRSFAGLGLTAGGSAIGPEELLMPGRLAGTGFEAAWPLLEQAKELVGPIAFFDNFVEIAVLVIAWLIVIAAFFILAIQLFITILEFKLTSLAGFVLVPFALWNRTSFLAERVLGNVVSSGIKVMVLAVIVGIGSNYFADFTSALTGEEVTIEQAVSLMLASLALFGLAIFGPAIASGLVAGAPQLGAGSAVATTALAAGGLAMGGAGAVAAARGMGAAGLGAIRAGTSMGSAASTAYKLGQETSGSSSVGAGLGGIATAAQGAASNRLRSATGLGDAAERGRQAAWNAGTNSRANNAAGAAPASSDAAPAWAQRLQGQQNARHRRQMAMHTIKDGDRGGAGITPDINERD; this comes from the coding sequence ATGGACGATCTCAATATCATCGACCAGTTCATGGCCGCCTTCGTTGCCTATATCGACAGCGGCTTCGGGCTGCTCGGCGGCGATGTCGGTTTCCTTACCACCATCCTGATCGGCATCGATATCACGCTCGCTGGCCTTTTCTGGGCGCTGGGCGGCGAAGACGATGTCATCGCCAAATTCTTGAAGAAAATCCTCTATGTCGGCGTCTTCGCGCTGATCCTGAATAGTTTTCAGACGCTCTCCGAGATCATCTTTCGTTCCTTCGCCGGGCTCGGGCTGACCGCCGGCGGCAGCGCGATCGGGCCAGAGGAGCTGCTGATGCCCGGGCGGCTCGCGGGAACGGGGTTCGAAGCGGCCTGGCCTTTGCTCGAGCAGGCGAAGGAACTGGTCGGCCCGATCGCCTTTTTTGACAATTTCGTCGAGATTGCCGTGCTCGTCATCGCCTGGTTGATCGTTATCGCGGCTTTCTTCATTCTTGCGATCCAGCTCTTCATCACGATCCTCGAATTCAAATTGACGAGCCTTGCCGGGTTCGTGCTCGTGCCGTTCGCGCTTTGGAATCGCACGTCGTTCCTTGCCGAGCGGGTGCTGGGCAATGTCGTGAGCTCGGGCATCAAGGTGATGGTGCTGGCGGTGATCGTCGGCATCGGCTCCAATTATTTCGCCGACTTCACCAGCGCGCTGACGGGCGAGGAGGTCACGATCGAGCAAGCGGTCTCGCTGATGCTCGCCAGCCTCGCACTGTTCGGACTCGCTATCTTCGGTCCGGCGATCGCCTCGGGCCTGGTCGCGGGCGCGCCGCAGCTCGGCGCCGGATCGGCAGTGGCAACGACCGCCCTTGCGGCGGGTGGGCTCGCGATGGGCGGCGCAGGCGCTGTGGCCGCGGCACGCGGCATGGGCGCCGCCGGTCTCGGCGCGATCCGCGCCGGCACGTCGATGGGAAGCGCGGCCTCGACCGCCTACAAGCTTGGACAGGAAACATCGGGGTCCTCGAGTGTCGGTGCGGGTCTCGGCGGGATCGCGACCGCAGCTCAAGGGGCAGCCTCCAATCGCCTTCGCTCTGCCACCGGTCTCGGCGACGCGGCCGAGCGTGGACGCCAGGCCGCGTGGAATGCCGGAACCAATAGCCGTGCCAATAACGCCGCGGGCGCGGCGCCTGCCTCTAGCGACGCCGCGCCTGCTTGGGCGCAGCGACTGCAGGGTCAGCAGAATGCCCGTCATCGCCGGCAGATGGCCATGCACACGATCAAGGACGGTGACCGTGGCGGCGCCGGCATCACACCCGACATCAACGAAAGGGACTAG